The Rubidibacter lacunae KORDI 51-2 genomic interval GCCTACCCTGGCTGGTGCGATCGCTGGAAAACTTGCACTTGGCACTGACCATCCACTTCGGCTCGGCCGATCTGACCACGTGGCGGCAAATTACCTGACCGATGGCGATCGTGCGATTGCCAAACATCTGCAAGTCTTCGAGACATTCGGATACCTGCGCCGACCGCCGATAATAGGTAAGTACTTCACCCCAGCGACCGGATGCGGTCGCGTCTGCCCGTGACCGATGCCAATTTGACGGCCGAGCAGTATAAGCAAAAGATGCAGCGGCGCAAAGCCATCCAAGACCAACGCCTTGCCGAGCGCAGTTTAGAAAAAGGCTTGCTCGTCGTTCATACCGGGAACGGCAAAGGCAAAACGACAGCAGCCTTGGGTATGGTGCTGCGATCGCTCGGACACGGTTACCGCGTCGCGATCGTGCAGTTCATTAAGGGTGCTTGGGAGCCGGCGGAGAAAGCTGCTCTGGAGCGCTGGGGCGAGCAGCTAACCTTCCAAGCGATGGGCGAGGGGTTTACCTGGGAAACACAAGATCGCGAGCGGGACATCGCCACGGCACGAGCGGCGTGGGAGCAAGCCCTAGTTTTCGTGCGCGATCCAATCTACCGGCTGGTTCTGCTTGATGAAGCAAATGTGGCGCTGAAGCTCGGCTTCCTAGATGTCGATACCGTTTTGCAAGGACTGCTGGCGAAGCCCGACGACTCACACGTCATCCTCACCGGACGCGGAGCGCCTCCTAAACTGATTGCCGCTGCCGACCTGGTGACGGAAATGACCCTGGTCAAGCATCCCTTCCGCGAGCAGGGAGTCAAGGCGCAACCGGGAATCGAGTTTTAGGATTCGAGCCCCGATTCGAACTCGTTTAGCCTCCAAACTCACTAGGAGGTTAACCCAACTTGGCTGACGGACAAAAACGCATGGAGGACATGCCATACCATCATTGGCGGCATACTGAAGTGATTCACCGACCACTGAGAGAGTATGCTCGCTACCCTGCTTGTTTCCCGCCAACTGATTACCTGGTTGCAAGAGCACTGTGGCTAACAAGATCTGCATCACCTCGTCACCTTGGCTTGGATAGTTCTGGGTCTCATTGGCAGCGAACGGATGAACCTCACCGCCCGAGAAGCCCACGTTCGCAGTCGCGCCCAGCAAGCCCAGAACTGGGGGT includes:
- the cobO gene encoding cob(I)yrinic acid a,c-diamide adenosyltransferase, giving the protein MRSRLPVTDANLTAEQYKQKMQRRKAIQDQRLAERSLEKGLLVVHTGNGKGKTTAALGMVLRSLGHGYRVAIVQFIKGAWEPAEKAALERWGEQLTFQAMGEGFTWETQDRERDIATARAAWEQALVFVRDPIYRLVLLDEANVALKLGFLDVDTVLQGLLAKPDDSHVILTGRGAPPKLIAAADLVTEMTLVKHPFREQGVKAQPGIEF